One window of Amyelois transitella isolate CPQ chromosome 7, ilAmyTran1.1, whole genome shotgun sequence genomic DNA carries:
- the LOC106132042 gene encoding cuticle protein 19-like has product MYSKVLCIAALVAVVSAQYGHGGHGHGFSSQHISKHDGPAEVVHVHGHDGHGHDHGHAIDYYTYPKYEFEYKVSDPHTGDHKSQHEIRDGDHVKGYYSLHEPDGSERVVHYHGDKHSG; this is encoded by the exons atgtattctaag GTGTTGTGCATCGCCGCTCTAGTGGCAGTCGTGTCAGCTCAATATGGGCATGGTGGACATGGTCACGGGTTCTCTTCCCAGCACATTTCCAAGCACGACGGTCCCGCTGAAGTCGTCCATGTCCACGGCCACGATGGCCATGGTCATGACCACGGACATGCCATTGACTATTAT ACCTATCCCAAGTACGAGTTCGAATACAAAGTGTCAGATCCTCATACCGGTGACCACAAGAGCCAGCATGAGATCCGTGATGGTGACCACGTGAAGGGCTACTACTCCCTGCACGAGCCTGATGGTTCTGAGAGGGTTGTCCACTACCATGGTGATAAGCACAGCGGGTAA